The genomic region TGATCTGCTTGTACTCGGAGTCCGGCAACGCACTGAACGCCCACTGGTCGGAGCCGGGCGCGGTCTCGACCATCGTGCCGAGGGTGATGTCGGCGTCCGCGAGCTGCACGTTGAGGCGATCGCTGGTGTGGCGCTTCGAGAAGTCCTTCGCCAGCTGCCGGGCGCGCGCCGGCGCCGTCTCGTTTCCGGTCAGCTCGCGCGCCCCCGCGAGCGCCGCCGCGTCCGCCGCGTTCTGGAGCTGGCCCCTCACCTCCATGAGATGGCCCACGTTGATGGCCAGCGCGAGGAAGGCGGCGAGGCCGCCGATGATGAGGGCCACCAGAACCGCCGTGACGCCTCGTTCCGCCCTGCTGCCGCGCGCGCTCATCGAGCTCCTCCTCGGGCCTGCCGCCTCACTGCTTGGGCACGGAAGGCGGCGGCAGGCTGGCCTGCCGCGCCACGTTCTGCTGCGGTGCGATCAGGAGCACCGGCTCGTCCTTCACCTTGGAGTCCTTCGGCGCGAGGCTCTGGCGATAGCCCTGCGCGATGATGTCCGCCTCCTGGGCGTCGAGGCCACGGACCGCCTGGGCCTGACCCGCCGCGGGCGTCCTGGCGCGCTGCGACGCGAGGGCCTCCCCGTAGGCGCGCCCTTGCGTGGGGGTGATGTGCTGCCGGGCGCCACAGCCCGCCAGGGCGGCGAAGGCGACGAGGAGCACGAGCTTCATCGAAGGCTGGTCCATGGCGTCCTCACGATCGGGAATCGGGCTCTGCCACCGCGGGCTTTCCGAGCTTCCGGGCGGCGTGGTCGAGGTTGGCCCGGGCACGCTCGAGGGCCGGATCGGCGCGGACCGCCTCGCGGTAGAGCTGATACGCTTGGGCGAGGTTGCCCTGGCGCTCATAGGCGAACCCGAGGTTGTTCTTCGCCTCCGCGGGCGTGCCGCCCATCTGGAACTGCTCAGCGGCCCCGGCGAAGTCGCCCGTGCGCGCCAGGGCAAACCCGAGGTTGTTCCGGATCCGGGGCTGGGTGGGATCCGCCCGGAGCGCCTCCTGCAGCACGGGGACCGCGTCGCGGGCCCGGCCGTGAGCGAAGAGCGAGAAGCCGAGGTTGTTGAGGTAGCCGGCGTTGCCGGGCACGAGCTCGACGGCCTTGCGGTGCTCGGCGATCGACTCGCCCGTCCGCCCCACCCGGTCGTAGAGGAGCCCCAGCGCCGCGTGCGCCGCGGCCGACCTCGGCAGCTTCCGGACCGCCTCCTCCAGGTCGGCCTGCGCCTCCTTCAGGAGCCCCTGCTCCCGGTACACGATGCCTCGCAGCGCCACGACGTCAGCGTCGGCCGGGTCCTCGGCGTGAAGCGACTGCACCAGCGGAAACGCCTGGGACCAGTCGCCGCGGCGGACGAGCTCGGCGGCCATCGCCTTTCGTGCGACGTAGCCGCCCTGTTGCGGGGGGGCGTGGGCGCAGCCGAGGGCGAGGAGAGCGGCGAGGACGAGGGGCGAACGCATGGGCTTCTACCTTGCTCCGAGCGCGGGCAGGAGCGAACGGGCGACGTTGACCATTGCCGGGCCCACCACGACGGCCAGGAGGGAGGGTAGGATGAAGAGCACGAGCGGAACCGTCATCCGGACCGAGACGTAGGCGGCCCGCTCCTCGGCGCGCTGCATGCGCCGGGTGCGGATTCCGTCGCCCTGGATCCGGAGCGCGAGGCCGACGCTGGTTCCGAACATCTCGGTCTGCGTGAGGGTCGCGGCGAGCGACTTGAGCTCCGCGACCCCGGTCCGCTCCGCGAGCCGGCGGAAGGCCTCGACGCGCGGGAGCCCGGCGTTCACCTCCATCGCGGTCAGCGCGAGCTCGGCGCCGAGCAGCGGATAGGCGCCCTTGATCTCCTGCGTGACGCGCTGCAGGGCGCCGTCGAGCCCGAGCCCGGCCTCGACACAGGTGACGAGCAGGTCGAGGCTGTCCGGCAGGGCGCGCTCGATGGCCGCCTGCCGGCCGGCGATCCTGCTGGTGAGCCAGACCGCCGGGCCGTAGAACCCCGCGGCGAAGGCGAGGACCGCGGCCGCCGGGAGGAGGGGCCGGCTCAAGCCCAGGCGCCCCTCCAGCCAGAATACCGAGAGGGTCAGGCACAGGGCGAGGAAGACCCGGCATCCCAGATAGATCTCCGAAGCATAGGCGCCGCGGAGCCCGCCCTGGGCGAGGCGGAGGCGCAGCCGCGAGAGCTCCTCGGCCTGCACCGGCCGCGCGA from Anaeromyxobacter paludicola harbors:
- a CDS encoding tetratricopeptide repeat protein — protein: MRSPLVLAALLALGCAHAPPQQGGYVARKAMAAELVRRGDWSQAFPLVQSLHAEDPADADVVALRGIVYREQGLLKEAQADLEEAVRKLPRSAAAHAALGLLYDRVGRTGESIAEHRKAVELVPGNAGYLNNLGFSLFAHGRARDAVPVLQEALRADPTQPRIRNNLGFALARTGDFAGAAEQFQMGGTPAEAKNNLGFAYERQGNLAQAYQLYREAVRADPALERARANLDHAARKLGKPAVAEPDSRS
- a CDS encoding type II secretion system F family protein; amino-acid sequence: MRLEPTLFAASLLAAGALAAFSASVVTLFARGDVLKRRLRKDLAPEPESASVELKSLLAQGLSPLARIARPVQAEELSRLRLRLAQGGLRGAYASEIYLGCRVFLALCLTLSVFWLEGRLGLSRPLLPAAAVLAFAAGFYGPAVWLTSRIAGRQAAIERALPDSLDLLVTCVEAGLGLDGALQRVTQEIKGAYPLLGAELALTAMEVNAGLPRVEAFRRLAERTGVAELKSLAATLTQTEMFGTSVGLALRIQGDGIRTRRMQRAEERAAYVSVRMTVPLVLFILPSLLAVVVGPAMVNVARSLLPALGAR